The DNA window CCGCGCCTCGGGCGCCCCGACCCTGCTACGGGTGAGCTCGTGAGCACCCTCGTCGGCCTGCTGATCTTGGTGCTGCTCGGCTTGCCACTCTGGGTGGCGATCTCTCGTTCGAACGAGCTGTTCTGTCTCCAGGTCCGGGGCGGAAAGGCCCGCGTCGTGCGCGGACGTCTACCGCAGCGCCTGCTGGACGAGCTCGGCGACGTGCTCGGGCGCCCGCCCCTGCGGTCCGCTCGCATCCGGGTCGTCGTCGAGGATCGCGCGGC is part of the Myxococcales bacterium genome and encodes:
- a CDS encoding DUF3634 family protein; translated protein: MSTLVGLLILVLLGLPLWVAISRSNELFCLQVRGGKARVVRGRLPQRLLDELGDVLGRPPLRSARIRVVVEDRAARVVVDQGSVPPDQLQQLRNVVGTFPVAAIRAGGRAR